The Marinitoga litoralis genome includes a region encoding these proteins:
- a CDS encoding bifunctional folylpolyglutamate synthase/dihydrofolate synthase: MISNLKEAVDYIYDRRGGTRIKYGLERINKLCELLGNPQRDFPVIHVTGTNGKGSTSKAIHDILKGHGYNVGLFISPHLTNITERIKINSNPIKEQEFVETLNEMIMPIEKMDTKEDMSPSFFEIMTALALKYFSSKKVDVVVLEVGLGGRLDATNVVHSDVSVITTVQYDHMNLLGNTLEEIAFEKSGIIKKGNNVVLGNISESAKKVIYGRANEVGINKLFEFGKDYNYSNAIFSLNWNSIDYNSVFNKIENIVYKANGTYQPHNVSTAIMAVEAFFDKKGVNLDIEKTKNSLKRYIWEGRFELIEYNNKKFILEGAHNISGALALKNSIKTYIKKFSKAALIGILDDKDVEGMIKILSDDFDCIVVTQVPNKRSENPEKVYNLFKKYSKNVVFEKDPIEAFKKLYSTPYEYYFITGSLYLVGKIRGYIFNLEEI, from the coding sequence ATGATTTCAAATTTGAAAGAAGCTGTTGATTATATATATGATAGACGTGGTGGTACGAGAATAAAATATGGATTAGAAAGAATAAATAAATTATGTGAGTTATTGGGGAATCCTCAAAGGGATTTCCCAGTTATTCATGTAACAGGTACGAATGGTAAAGGAAGTACTTCAAAAGCTATACATGATATTTTAAAAGGTCATGGATATAATGTGGGATTATTTATATCTCCACATTTAACTAATATAACTGAAAGAATAAAAATCAATTCAAATCCTATAAAAGAACAAGAATTTGTTGAAACTTTAAATGAAATGATAATGCCTATAGAAAAGATGGATACAAAAGAAGATATGTCACCATCATTTTTTGAAATAATGACAGCGTTAGCTTTAAAATACTTTTCTAGTAAAAAAGTAGATGTAGTTGTATTAGAAGTGGGACTTGGTGGGAGATTAGATGCTACTAATGTAGTGCATTCAGATGTTTCAGTAATAACAACAGTTCAGTATGATCATATGAATTTATTAGGAAACACTTTAGAAGAAATAGCATTTGAAAAATCTGGTATTATTAAAAAAGGTAATAATGTCGTTTTAGGGAATATTTCTGAATCTGCAAAAAAAGTTATATATGGAAGAGCAAATGAAGTAGGAATAAATAAATTATTTGAATTTGGCAAAGATTATAATTATAGTAATGCTATTTTTTCATTAAATTGGAATTCAATAGATTATAATAGTGTATTTAATAAGATAGAAAATATAGTATATAAAGCGAATGGAACATATCAACCACATAATGTATCAACTGCAATAATGGCTGTTGAAGCTTTTTTTGATAAAAAAGGAGTAAATTTAGATATCGAAAAAACAAAGAATTCACTTAAAAGATATATTTGGGAAGGTAGATTTGAATTAATAGAATATAATAATAAGAAATTTATTTTAGAAGGGGCTCATAATATATCTGGAGCATTAGCTTTAAAAAATTCAATAAAAACTTATATAAAAAAATTTAGTAAGGCTGCATTGATAGGGATTTTAGATGATAAAGATGTTGAAGGAATGATAAAAATATTATCGGATGATTTTGATTGTATAGTAGTAACTCAGGTTCCGAATAAACGCTCTGAAAATCCTGAAAAAGTCTATAATTTATTTAAAAAATATTCGAAAAATGTTGTTTTTGAAAAAGATCCAATTGAAGCTTTTAAAAAACTTTATTCAACACCTTATGAATATTATTTTATAACAGGTTCATTGTATTTGGTAGGGAAAATCAGGGGTTATATATTTAATCTGGAGGAAATTTAA
- the ruvA gene encoding Holliday junction branch migration protein RuvA, which translates to MIRKIKGLINKLDSDEIIIQSGNFFFESIPTFRILNNCKENEEYIFHTVLETNEWNISLYIFYDEFEREMFLNLKKVSKLGAKSALKILQSADAESIASMISANDLNGLSKLPGVGKKTAERIANELKDKFDVFITNDNSTKLNDALNALEALGFERNKVFKVLKEMDIENLSLENIITQALKKL; encoded by the coding sequence ATGATAAGAAAGATAAAAGGTTTAATTAATAAGTTGGATTCAGATGAAATAATCATACAAAGCGGGAATTTTTTCTTTGAAAGCATTCCAACATTTAGAATTCTTAATAATTGTAAAGAAAATGAAGAATACATATTTCATACTGTTCTTGAAACAAATGAATGGAATATCTCTTTATATATTTTTTATGATGAATTTGAAAGAGAAATGTTTTTAAATTTAAAAAAAGTATCTAAATTAGGTGCAAAAAGTGCATTAAAAATTTTACAAAGTGCTGATGCTGAAAGTATAGCATCAATGATTTCGGCAAATGATTTAAACGGTTTATCAAAATTACCTGGTGTTGGCAAAAAAACTGCAGAAAGAATTGCAAATGAATTAAAAGATAAATTTGATGTATTTATAACTAATGATAATAGTACAAAACTAAATGATGCTTTAAATGCTTTAGAAGCATTAGGATTTGAAAGAAACAAGGTATTTAAGGTATTAAAAGAAATGGATATTGAAAATTTATCTTTAGAAAATATAATTACACAAGCTTTGAAGAAATTGTGA